TCACATACCACCACTATCCGGTCTGCAAATTTAGCCATCTCTTGCAAGCCGTATTGACGCGCAGCTACAAAGGTCGGCACAACAAAAGGACTAAGCAACTTTTCGGCAATTACGCCTCCTGTCCCAGGTGTGGAGGTGAAGCGACGAAGTAATCCCCTTGCCATCTGGCTGATAGGTATCGGCGTATGGCTCAAGTTGTTAATCGCTGCTGCCGATAGACTCTTGGGTACGCCACAACATTGGCTGCACCGCACTTGCTCGATCTTGCCATCACATGCCTGTTGTCCGTAGAGCATCAGTGTATGCCGCTGGCAAATTGGTATCGGTAGGTGTAGTGTCACCACCGTCGCCATATAGCGTCCTCTTCAATACGCTGGCTGTAATTGAGATGCTGGCACCTCCAATAGCGGCTTACCCTCACAGTACTCAGGAATTGGTGCATCCATCAACTTTAAGATTGTGGGGGCTAAGTCTAGAGCATGACCGACTGGTAAGCTAGAACCAGGAGCAATGCCTGACCCCTGAGCCATGAAAAATCCTTGGGAGCGATGGCTGCCTGTCCGATGATGTGGAACTGGACCAATACGTCCGAGGTCAGGGCTATCTACAACATCAGTGGCATGTTCCTCTTGCCAAATAACTACTAGGTCAGCATCAGGCAACTTGGGGTCCCGATCCGTTGCATGTTGCCGTGTCCGAATAATTTTCTGAACCATTGGTTTGCCCGTTCGACCATCTCTAAGGCAATAAAGTTGTTGGCTCAGCTCATCACAAAAGGCATCATACTCCGATGGCGCCACAATTCCCTCAGGCTCCCGTTCTTGCAGATTAATCCGAATATAACCTTCCGAAAAGCTAGGCAATGCAAATGCTTTCATTTGAGACCAGAATGGTTTGTACCAGATTGCTGGCTGATAGAACAACGAATCTGACTGCTTTTGTAGTTGGTGAAAAGAAACAAGATCCGGTTGTGGTGCAGCACCGAACAAAGGCTCTAGGCGATTGAAAAGTTTAGTCGGTGTATTTCGCCTCAAGAATCCTTTAACCGGATTAGATTCATGTTTCAAGCCCCAAACCGTTCCAAGCCAGCCTCCCCATCTTGCACGTCCCTCAGTCATTGGCTGTTTAGGAGTTGTCCCCATTTTTCCAGGTGCAATCCCAAATTTTCCTGGAAAATTAAATCGATAGAGCAGCTCTGGTAAAAACAGCATACTGGGGAGGTCCATAATATTGGAGCCCATGCCGTGGGTAGCAAAAACTAGGACATAAGCATCTTCTGGTGCTTTTGCCAGGATTTCCCCAATCGCTTGATCTACAGCTTCGAAGACTTCAAGCAGGGCGTCACCAGGGGAGCGAACTCCTAATATCGGATAGAGGGGATGGTCAGGCTGACTTAGATGCCACAGGTAATGCGCTGCAGAATGCGTTTCGCCAAAGAGTGTCAAAAACAGGTCCCATGGCTCTCGTTGCAGTAGGTCTTGACAAATGGCAGAGCGACGGGAGATTCCCGTCTCAAGGGCTTTCTGAAGCTTCGCTAAGTCAGTTAAGTTTAGACAATTTGCATAGTCCTTGTTAAGTGCAGGATGCTCACCGTGCTGGCTAATTAGCTCCTGCAAGAGTTGTGTAGGCCGAGAATGGCTGGGAGTTAGGGGAGCGTGCGCTCCCCAAGCTAGAACCTGTACACCATTTACTTGCTCAGAAAGTGTAGAATGCGGCATGTCAAATACCGCTACTCGGTAGTCATCCCCTAAGGCATAGAACGGTGGGTACTCGGTAAAGTCATAGGCTTCAATTTCTTCTATGTCATAGGTGCCTTCAAGCAGTTTTACGGGCGCCCAGTAACCTGTCTTCTCAGGCAAGCAACCTGTCAAAAAAGTCGTTAATGGCGTCTCTGCCCTGTAGTAGTCAAGGTTGTTAAGGCGAGTATAAGCTCCCTGCGCGCGTAGACGACGCAGATTCTTCAGGTGTCCTTGAGACATCCATGTCTCAAGTAATGAGGGATCGGCTGCATCCAGACCAATCGCAATCACAGGTTTCTTCATTTAGTCACGTACCTGAACTACAAAATTACTTGGCAGGGAACTAGTACTACGGAATGGCTAAGCTGTTAAACATCTAATATTGCCTGTTAGGGCAAGCAGGGGGAGCAGGGGAGGCAGGGGGAGAAATTCCCCGCGTCACCGCGTCACCGTGTCCTCTTCCCCCGAGTCTCCGCGTCCTCTTCTTTCCCTTGTCAGCTTACTCTTCATACCATTTCAGTACTGCGCTCTTAGGCGGCTACCCTTATACTCCTTCAAGGATCAAAACTTGTCGATTCAGATAAGGTCAGGTGTTTTACAGCCTTATCTGTGTTGAGTAAGCCCGGAAAAGGTCAGGAAAGTTTAGGTTAGTGACAACTTGCGCTTCAAGCTGCACAGATAAGCTTTAATCACAAGTTCACTCTAGGTTCCCCAAAACTAAAAGCTGAATCTTGGCAAGCTGCGATCGCATGGAAGCCCAAGCTCGTCCTGTAGCAGCTTTGCTTCGGTCAAGATTTGCTAGTTGACCTAAGTATGTTACCGAGTTGCTGTCTCCTAAGCGGTACTCAAAGTCTGCAAGCTGCATACTTTGCGCTTCCCGCTGGGAAATTTTCTGCGCCATCTGAAATTCACGTCTGGATGTATCAAAGTCGAAAACGGCTAGGGCAACTTTTTCTTTGATCTGATTCCCTAGTTCAGCCCGTCCGCGCTGGATTTCCGCTAGCTTCACCTGTAAGTCACTGATGGCGATCGCTCGCTCTTGCTTCTGGTTGCTGCTGTCTAATAAGCTGTCGAACAGAGGAATACCTACTGCTCTAAGCACTTCATTGATAATTTTTACGGGTGAGGTGAAGATTTGAGCGATTTTCTCTAGGGGTCCGAACTGCCGTTGACCCGAGTTGGGCTGAGTCGCATAGCTTGGCTCTAGAAACACCCTGACTGCGGGACGCAGGACGGAGAGGTCAATCGATTTTTTATTAGCAGCTTTTGCCTCTGCCATTTTGGTACTGATTTCCTTGATGCGAATGTCTATCTCTTGCAAAAGGGGATTTTGCTGGTCAGCCATGGCTTGAAGCTGAGCAATGCATTCTGTGGTAGCATCCAAGCACGGTAGCTTACCTTTCATTTGCTGCCACAAGTCAGCATTAATACTCTGCTGAATCAAGTTGTCTAGCGAATCCTCAGTTAGACTCAGTTGATGCGGAGACGTGGGGGAAGAGGACACGGAGAACTTCTCCGTGTCTTTGACTGGTGGGAGCGAGGACGAAGTTGCCTGAGCCTGGAGTGGGTACAGATGTAGGAATGCCAGCGACAGCAAGAGTAATTTCAATAGTAAGGTCGTTGTTAGTCTGGTCTTGAATTTCAAGGCGTTGGACAACGCCACTGTAAGGGCTGGCAATAACTGATAGGGATGAGAGCTGCTTGTCAACCTCGGCGATTTTAGTTTGAATTTGAGCCAGATGGAACCAGCGATCGCGCTGTTGCTGTTTTGCCTCCAACAGCTGGCGGTAATAGTTCTGAGCTGCCTGATTTTTCTCCTGTGCACTTCGAGTTGCGGTAACTGATGCCTCATACTCGGTGTAAGCTCTTTGGTCTTTTTTCGTCTGTAGTTTGGCGATCGCCAACTGGTGATCCGCTTTAGCTTTTTGCACTGATGCCGACAAGCTAGAGAGTTTTTCAGTTTCCGACGCTTTGCGCCCACTCAATTTTGCTTGAGCCTTTTGGTACTCAACCTGAGCCTGTTGCAGTTCTGCAGAGCGCTGCTTTAAAACTTCTTGCTCGTGGACGGAGACACTAGGCGGTAATTCCTTCAGTGTTGCCACTACGTCAATCTTCCGTTGCTGCTTTTCCAAAAGGCGCTGACGGTTCTGAACCTCGATAGCGGCTGAGGCTACCGTGCTTGATTCTTCTAATGGTTCAGTCTTAAGGTTTTCCTGCTGCAGCTGCAAGGCCTTTTCTGCCTGCTGTACATTCATAGCAGCGGCACGGATTGCTGCTTCTTCCTCAACATAAGAAATCGGCGGCAGGCTTTTAATTTCGGGAACGCTCACTGGTGTCGGTGGGATAGTAACCGTCTTGGCCTGGATTTGCTTGAATGACAACTCCAAACCTTGGCGCTGGGTAGTAAGGTGCGATCGCTCCTCCACCTGCTCCGCCAGTACTTCACCAACTGTTACTATATCTCCCTGCTTGACCTTCAGGTCTTTAGGTGAGGAAACTGACAAATTGAACTTAAGTAACTGGGGTGAATTAGAGCTACTCACAACCGGTGGCGCTGAGGCAGATGGTAGAACCCAGGCAGTAGTTTGGGTCTGAATATAATTACCATAGCCCCTAGGCAGTCTCTGCCCGATCAAAAGCAGCCCTACAGAAGAGGATAATCCTAAAAAAATCAGGATTTGTCGTAATCCAGAACTGTACACGTTTTCAGGGGTAGTTCTAGTAAACTTCCGCTAAATAAACATTAAGATACTTGTGCTGCCCTAGGGAAGACAGGATGCCTACCCCACTGGCTAAGATAAATTAGTAGATTGTGGGGTGGGCTTCTAGCCTGCCCTGTTTTCAGTTTTTTTATGTCTACCTACTTATTCCGTCTTGTATTATTCAGTTCTTTGTTGGTTAAGGTATTCTTCTACTGCCTGGCTAAGATTCTGCAAATTTTGACCAACACTGGTAATTCTGGCTTCTAGTTGTGCCAGTAATAAAACCGCTGTTTGCAATTGGTTAAGATTTTCCTCAATTGCTTGCTTATACTGGGCTTCAAACTCGTCCAACTCCATAGCCTATATCCACTATTACTAAACTTGATATTTGCTGTTTATCAACATCTATAAAGACTTGGAAAATCTCATGCCCCAGATTGCCAAACTTGCGACTGCAACAGGAATAACAATTGTTCCTTTCCTCTTTTTAAGTATCGTGTTACTGTCACCGGACTGGTGCCAATCTGCTTAGCAGTTTCTTTACAAGAAAGTTGCTTCAAAAACACAAACTCAACTGCTATCCTAACTTTTTCTTCCAACTGGCTTATAGCCCCTTGCAGTTGTTGTCGCTCTTCTTCTTGTTGCTGGAGAATATTAGAGTGCGGATCGGGTAACACTTCAGCTAAAGTTATTGGGCAATCAATATGCTGAATCATGGTGGTATCCAAACTCAGAGTTATGCGATTTTGTGCAGCTAAGTTGCTATTTTGCCATTCTTCAGCGGATACCTGAAGTTTCTGCACAATTTCACTATCCTTTGGAGGGCGTCCCAAGGTTGAAGTCAATTCTTGACGAACTTTTTGCCCTTGTTTATAGATTTCTTGCCATCGACGGGGAATTTTTACTATACCAGTGCGGTCGCGTAAAAAATGTAGGAGCTCGCCCCGAATGTAGGCAACTGCAAAGGAACTAAAAGCATATCCTCGATTGGGGTTGAAACGCTCAATGGCATGAATCAAACCCAAATAACCAATTTGTTCCAAATCTTCAAAAGGTTCAGTACATTGATAACTGAATTGACGAGCCATCTTCCGCACTAAACCAGCATGTAATTCTACCAGTTGATTCCGAAGTTTAATTGAGGGATTTCGATAGTATAAAATTAATAGCTCTAATCTATCAGAATAAATACAAGACTGAGTCACAGACATAAAAGTCCTTACTTTATAATCATTGAAGATCAGCAAAGCCTCTTTTGCTCCCAGAGCAAAGCTGAAATTCCAATTGCAACCGCGAACCATAGAGTAACTAAACGAATTAGGAGCGTTGCGGTGAGACTCGCAGTCTGACTTGCTCCATAAAACAAAGATAAGCTGATCATCAGCGCCTCAGTCCCACCAATACCACCTGGCAGCAAAGATAGTGCCCCCATTAAACTTGATGCTGTGTGAATTAGTACAGCCTGATAGAGGGTAATACTCCCAGCTCCTAGATAGTGAAATATCAAATAAAGTCCTATTCCTTCCAAACCCCACGCTAGCAAAGCGAGTAATGTACTACCGATCAAAACATTAAGCTTGAGTAGAGTACTAGTACTATCTATCAAGTTTTCTATGTTTTCAATAATCCTGTGAAGTCTACGCCATCTAGTAAAGGGCTTCAAAATTTGTTTAATTAACTTAGGCTGCTGTAGTGCAATGATGATAGCTAGTTGCACTAAGCCAACTGCTACAACAGCTCGTCCTTGAACAACTGAGAACAGGCTTAAACAAATCAGTAACAGAACAGACAGTGCATCTGTAAACCGTTCGCAAAATAACCCAGCTAGTGTTGGTGCGACGGGAATGTTGTGACGGCGCTTGAGTAACAGCGACTTGATAGATTCTCCTGCCTTGCCTGGAGATGCAGTTAAAGCAAAGCTAGCCAAAAAGATCCGCAAGCTACTGCCTATAGGCACTTGATAGCCAACCTGTTGCAGATACCACTGCCACCGTACAAACCTCAGACAGTAGCCAATCAAGACAAGCGACAGCAAAGCTGGAGTTAACCAAAAGGGCAATAAGTTTAATGCTGCCAAGAATTGATCGGCTCCACTAAACAGCACAATTCCTAAATAGAGAGCCGACGCCACAACAACAGATAAAATCAATCCCCCAACCCATCTAGGAGGCAATCCTCTAGGTTCGACTGTTACAGCGTCTTGAAAGGTACGGTAATAGGGATAATTGACACAGGCAAGCAATTCCCGATCTCCTCGACTATCACCGTAGGCATATACGCAGTAACCGCTTAGATCTCCTAGTAAGGCTCTCAGTCGGCCAACTTTTTCTCTGCCATAGCAGTTCTTTTGCAGAATTCGCCCCGTCAAGAGACCAGCTCGGGCTTCTAGTTGAGTGCCAATTACCTGGTCAAACCCCATCGTTTGCGCCCAAGGGAGTAAGTAAGCTTCCAAAGAAGCACTAACAAGTACAATCTGATGTCCTTGTTCCTGATGCCAACCTAGACGCTGCAAAGCCTCAGGACGAAGCAATTTAGGTATTTTCTGAGCTGCAAAGCGTTGCCCTAGCTGTTGCAGTTTCTCCTCTGACAAACCTGAAAGGAAATAGGCTAATACCGTTTCCTTTGCTCGCCAGTTCTGCACCAAGTGCAGGGCATATCCCACCAAAACGGGACTGAGGATAAACAGTCCCCACCAAAACCGGGATGGTCCTACAACCACCTTGAGAAACGGGAAGAACGAGTCCCGATCGGTCAAAGTACCATCAAAATCAAATATTGCTATGGTGGGCAGTGATTGTAAACTAGGTGGATCTTTCATAGCTTCAACCGCTTAAACAAAGGCTCAGGGATGAAGCGAATGATCAGCATAATCCAGAACCAGAACCAGGGAACATAGACAATGTTCTTCTGCTTCTGTAAAGCTTTCATGACAGCGATCGCTACTTGCTCAGGACTAGCCACTAAAAACATCCCTGGCTTGCCAAAGGTCATTTTGGTATCTACGAAGCCCGGTT
This window of the Chroococcidiopsis sp. CCMEE 29 genome carries:
- a CDS encoding alkaline phosphatase family protein, which gives rise to MKKPVIAIGLDAADPSLLETWMSQGHLKNLRRLRAQGAYTRLNNLDYYRAETPLTTFLTGCLPEKTGYWAPVKLLEGTYDIEEIEAYDFTEYPPFYALGDDYRVAVFDMPHSTLSEQVNGVQVLAWGAHAPLTPSHSRPTQLLQELISQHGEHPALNKDYANCLNLTDLAKLQKALETGISRRSAICQDLLQREPWDLFLTLFGETHSAAHYLWHLSQPDHPLYPILGVRSPGDALLEVFEAVDQAIGEILAKAPEDAYVLVFATHGMGSNIMDLPSMLFLPELLYRFNFPGKFGIAPGKMGTTPKQPMTEGRARWGGWLGTVWGLKHESNPVKGFLRRNTPTKLFNRLEPLFGAAPQPDLVSFHQLQKQSDSLFYQPAIWYKPFWSQMKAFALPSFSEGYIRINLQEREPEGIVAPSEYDAFCDELSQQLYCLRDGRTGKPMVQKIIRTRQHATDRDPKLPDADLVVIWQEEHATDVVDSPDLGRIGPVPHHRTGSHRSQGFFMAQGSGIAPGSSLPVGHALDLAPTILKLMDAPIPEYCEGKPLLEVPASQLQPAY
- a CDS encoding TolC family protein, translated to MSSSPTSPHQLSLTEDSLDNLIQQSINADLWQQMKGKLPCLDATTECIAQLQAMADQQNPLLQEIDIRIKEISTKMAEAKAANKKSIDLSVLRPAVRVFLEPSYATQPNSGQRQFGPLEKIAQIFTSPVKIINEVLRAVGIPLFDSLLDSSNQKQERAIAISDLQVKLAEIQRGRAELGNQIKEKVALAVFDFDTSRREFQMAQKISQREAQSMQLADFEYRLGDSNSVTYLGQLANLDRSKAATGRAWASMRSQLAKIQLLVLGNLE
- a CDS encoding sigma-70 family RNA polymerase sigma factor, which translates into the protein MSVTQSCIYSDRLELLILYYRNPSIKLRNQLVELHAGLVRKMARQFSYQCTEPFEDLEQIGYLGLIHAIERFNPNRGYAFSSFAVAYIRGELLHFLRDRTGIVKIPRRWQEIYKQGQKVRQELTSTLGRPPKDSEIVQKLQVSAEEWQNSNLAAQNRITLSLDTTMIQHIDCPITLAEVLPDPHSNILQQQEEERQQLQGAISQLEEKVRIAVEFVFLKQLSCKETAKQIGTSPVTVTRYLKRGKEQLLFLLQSQVWQSGA
- a CDS encoding HAD-IB family hydrolase, with the translated sequence MKDPPSLQSLPTIAIFDFDGTLTDRDSFFPFLKVVVGPSRFWWGLFILSPVLVGYALHLVQNWRAKETVLAYFLSGLSEEKLQQLGQRFAAQKIPKLLRPEALQRLGWHQEQGHQIVLVSASLEAYLLPWAQTMGFDQVIGTQLEARAGLLTGRILQKNCYGREKVGRLRALLGDLSGYCVYAYGDSRGDRELLACVNYPYYRTFQDAVTVEPRGLPPRWVGGLILSVVVASALYLGIVLFSGADQFLAALNLLPFWLTPALLSLVLIGYCLRFVRWQWYLQQVGYQVPIGSSLRIFLASFALTASPGKAGESIKSLLLKRRHNIPVAPTLAGLFCERFTDALSVLLLICLSLFSVVQGRAVVAVGLVQLAIIIALQQPKLIKQILKPFTRWRRLHRIIENIENLIDSTSTLLKLNVLIGSTLLALLAWGLEGIGLYLIFHYLGAGSITLYQAVLIHTASSLMGALSLLPGGIGGTEALMISLSLFYGASQTASLTATLLIRLVTLWFAVAIGISALLWEQKRLC